The Nitrosomonas sp. sh817 genome includes a window with the following:
- a CDS encoding IS630 family transposase, with amino-acid sequence MEKIDARTLKDEALHERRRQVIRLYKRGSTSVQIAQITELSDTAVKKIIRLYETAGAAGLKPGRRGRSVGDKRSLSEEQELRLQRLICDKRPEQLKMDFALWNRGAVSQLIQQECGLSMPIRTVGHYLKRWGFTPQKPIRRAYEQRPEAVKQWLNEQYPEIARRARTEGGEIHWGDETALVNTDVRGRGFAPKGKTPVAYAPGTRQRLSMIATVTNKGCARWQIIDGNFNSDRLIEFFELLIKDTEKKVFLILDNLRVHHSKPVKAWLEENKEKIECFYLPSYSPELNPEERLNSDLKQAIGSKVPTRTKEKLRNAANDHMTMLENNPERVASYFQDPYVKYAA; translated from the coding sequence ATGGAGAAAATAGATGCAAGAACCTTAAAGGATGAAGCGCTGCATGAACGGCGGCGGCAAGTGATTCGTCTTTACAAGCGAGGCAGCACTTCTGTGCAAATAGCGCAAATAACGGAACTGAGCGACACGGCTGTGAAGAAGATTATTCGACTTTATGAAACAGCTGGCGCAGCTGGACTAAAACCTGGTAGACGGGGACGAAGCGTGGGTGACAAGCGCAGCCTCAGCGAAGAGCAGGAGTTGAGATTGCAACGGCTTATTTGCGATAAGCGTCCTGAGCAACTGAAGATGGATTTTGCATTGTGGAATCGTGGCGCGGTGAGTCAGTTAATCCAGCAGGAATGTGGCCTATCCATGCCGATACGTACGGTGGGGCACTACCTTAAACGATGGGGGTTTACCCCGCAGAAGCCGATCCGGCGTGCTTACGAACAACGCCCGGAAGCGGTAAAGCAATGGCTCAATGAGCAATACCCGGAGATAGCCAGACGCGCTCGAACTGAAGGCGGTGAAATTCACTGGGGTGATGAAACAGCACTAGTCAACACGGATGTGCGAGGACGTGGTTTTGCACCCAAGGGAAAAACGCCGGTAGCCTATGCGCCTGGTACACGACAACGACTGTCAATGATTGCCACAGTGACAAACAAAGGTTGTGCACGGTGGCAGATTATCGATGGCAATTTCAATTCGGATCGGCTCATTGAGTTTTTTGAGCTTCTGATCAAAGATACGGAGAAAAAAGTGTTCTTGATCCTGGATAATTTGAGAGTACACCACAGCAAACCAGTAAAGGCTTGGCTGGAAGAAAATAAGGAAAAAATCGAATGCTTTTATTTGCCCAGCTACAGTCCGGAATTAAATCCAGAAGAGCGATTAAATTCAGATTTGAAACAGGCTATCGGTTCTAAAGTGCCGACGCGTACCAAGGAAAAATTGCGTAACGCTGCCAACGATCACATGACGATGCTGGAGAACAATCCAGAGCGTGTTGCTTCTTACTTCCAAGATCCATATGTAAAATATGCCGCTTAA
- a CDS encoding HDOD domain-containing protein, with amino-acid sequence MRSIHTPFTPHGSSHDPAVTAANTATIKTSLLEAIANDPDLPTLGSSISRIVQLSSSDHESIRQLSYFVLSDVSLTQKILRLSNSVAFRPSSNKIITSVTKAIFLMGFNSVKNCALAMLLVDGMSGKQVEHVRTELIHTLAASMVSRELAKHSQFGDAEEIVVVALFKNLGRLLLAAYDPEHYQKMTALIAQGAHTPWQAAMQILGFNLETLTENILENWNIPGSIIQALKNRPGGNLNLAKSKHEWMQQAAEFSEKAAPLVLTWTQTNNPACKEKLLSRFGKALCLDTIKLDQLIANAGEETYALLMDTDLIALENKRTNKPSSSPTEFSPENEEDALTDLILGTDQNDHHQITQRYPSGKPYNASTLLLSGIQDVAEIMASGYYKLDDLVMLVLETYYNSLGFRFITFCLLDSKINQYRARSSLGQNNMTYQKAFNFPVTPSIDLFHGALKKNADLLISDASTCKIRKLIPQWHKDSLPDARSFMILPLVTRQKPIGLFYADRDVEAPEGISSEETRLIRTLKGQALTAFNSIDPANK; translated from the coding sequence ATGCGATCAATACATACACCCTTTACACCACATGGCTCATCGCATGATCCGGCTGTAACCGCCGCGAATACCGCAACGATTAAAACCAGCTTACTTGAAGCTATTGCTAACGACCCCGATCTTCCGACGCTGGGCAGCTCCATTTCTCGTATCGTGCAACTATCATCTTCCGATCATGAATCCATCCGCCAGCTATCCTATTTTGTTTTATCCGACGTTTCATTAACACAAAAGATTCTGCGTTTATCCAATTCCGTTGCATTCAGACCGTCTTCCAATAAAATTATCACCAGTGTTACTAAAGCAATTTTTCTAATGGGTTTTAATTCTGTCAAAAACTGTGCGCTAGCCATGCTGCTTGTCGATGGCATGTCAGGAAAGCAGGTCGAGCATGTTCGAACCGAGTTGATTCATACTTTGGCCGCCAGCATGGTAAGCCGGGAACTAGCAAAACACAGCCAATTTGGTGATGCCGAAGAAATAGTCGTGGTTGCGCTTTTTAAAAATCTTGGCCGGTTATTACTCGCCGCTTATGATCCCGAGCACTATCAAAAAATGACGGCATTGATTGCACAAGGCGCCCATACGCCGTGGCAGGCGGCCATGCAAATATTAGGCTTCAATCTGGAAACGTTGACCGAAAACATTTTAGAAAACTGGAATATTCCCGGCAGTATTATCCAGGCGCTCAAAAATAGGCCCGGCGGCAATCTCAATCTGGCAAAAAGCAAACACGAATGGATGCAGCAAGCCGCAGAATTCAGTGAAAAAGCTGCGCCGCTTGTGTTGACATGGACGCAGACTAACAATCCAGCCTGTAAAGAAAAGCTTCTTAGCCGTTTTGGTAAAGCATTGTGTCTCGACACTATAAAACTGGATCAATTGATTGCCAATGCCGGCGAAGAAACCTATGCGCTATTAATGGATACGGATCTAATCGCATTAGAAAATAAACGAACGAACAAACCGAGTTCGTCGCCAACTGAATTTAGCCCGGAGAATGAAGAAGATGCATTGACAGACTTGATACTCGGAACGGACCAAAACGATCATCATCAAATTACTCAACGATATCCCAGCGGTAAGCCCTATAATGCATCCACCTTGCTGCTATCGGGAATTCAAGACGTAGCGGAAATCATGGCTTCCGGTTACTATAAACTTGATGATTTGGTTATGCTTGTGCTCGAAACTTATTATAATAGCCTGGGATTCCGCTTTATCACGTTTTGTTTACTAGACTCTAAAATTAACCAGTATCGCGCGCGAAGTTCACTCGGACAAAACAACATGACTTATCAAAAAGCTTTCAATTTTCCGGTCACGCCCTCTATTGATTTGTTTCACGGCGCTCTGAAGAAAAATGCAGATTTGCTGATTTCCGATGCTTCTACTTGCAAAATTCGTAAGCTTATCCCGCAATGGCATAAGGATTCACTGCCCGACGCACGCAGTTTTATGATTCTTCCTTTAGTTACCCGTCAGAAACCAATTGGACTTTTCTATGCTGATCGTGATGTCGAAGCACCGGAAGGTATTTCTTCAGAAGAGACAAGATTAATCAGAACATTGAAAGGTCAGGCACTTACGGCTTTTAATTCTATAGACCCGGCCAATAAATAG
- the rpoZ gene encoding DNA-directed RNA polymerase subunit omega translates to MARITVDDCLKLIPNRFEMTLTATTRARQLAIGSAPLVDPGRDKPTVIALRELSQGKIGIDILNSKN, encoded by the coding sequence ATGGCACGCATTACAGTAGACGATTGTTTAAAACTGATTCCTAATCGATTTGAAATGACATTAACAGCAACGACACGGGCAAGGCAACTCGCTATCGGTTCTGCACCGCTTGTTGATCCGGGGCGAGACAAACCGACAGTCATTGCATTACGCGAATTGTCTCAAGGAAAAATCGGGATCGATATCCTCAATTCCAAAAATTAG
- the gmk gene encoding guanylate kinase — translation MIKTDGCLFIISAPSGTGKTSLVRALLQSNPNLALSISHTTRPPRPAEINGRDYHFVTTETFREMQLNGEFIESAEVYGNLYGTSQQWVNKIISSGQDILLEIDCQGAQQIRRLFPQAVGIFIIPPSVEVLATRLKTRAQDNPEIIQKRLAAAREEISHIAEYDYVIINDILEHALSDLASIVKAEHLKQNRQLINCSELIAQFS, via the coding sequence ATGATTAAAACAGACGGTTGTTTATTTATCATTAGCGCGCCATCCGGTACCGGAAAAACAAGCCTGGTTAGAGCCTTACTGCAATCAAATCCCAATCTCGCTCTTTCGATTTCGCATACCACCCGGCCGCCGCGCCCGGCAGAAATCAATGGCCGCGATTATCATTTTGTCACTACGGAAACCTTCCGTGAAATGCAGCTCAATGGAGAATTTATTGAAAGTGCTGAGGTTTATGGCAATCTTTATGGTACTTCTCAGCAGTGGGTCAATAAAATCATCTCGTCCGGGCAAGATATTCTGCTGGAAATTGATTGTCAGGGTGCTCAGCAAATACGCAGGCTATTTCCACAAGCCGTTGGAATTTTCATTATTCCGCCTTCTGTCGAGGTGCTGGCAACCCGATTAAAAACGAGAGCGCAAGACAATCCGGAAATTATCCAAAAAAGATTGGCGGCCGCTCGTGAGGAAATCAGTCATATCGCCGAATATGATTATGTGATTATCAATGATATCCTTGAGCACGCGCTCAGCGACCTGGCAAGCATTGTAAAAGCCGAACATTTAAAACAAAACCGTCAATTAATCAATTGTTCTGAATTAATTGCGCAATTCTCCTGA
- a CDS encoding bifunctional (p)ppGpp synthetase/guanosine-3',5'-bis(diphosphate) 3'-pyrophosphohydrolase: MPEAELLFSESSQYLKPEDIAQLRNAYSFGQGAHSGQFRKSGEPYISHPVAVARILSTLHLDTPTLTAALLHDVVEDTDISKAEISERFGEPVAELVDGVSKLTKIEFQTQEEAQAENFRKMLMAMARDVRVILIKLADRLHNMRTLEVMLPQKQRSIARETLEIYAPIAHRLGLNTIYQELQELGFRYSYPLRYKVLIKATKAARGNRREVVGKILETITQKLKDAGLEAEISGREKHLYSIYTKMVEKHLSFSEVLDIYGFRVIVKDIPSCYIALGMLHSLYKPIPGKFKDYIAIPKANGYQSLHSTLLGPYGIPIEIQIRTAEMHRIAENGVASHWLYKSSDIDFNELHSKTNQWLQSLLETLSGSRDSLEFLEHLKIDLFPGDVFVFTPQGKILTLPRGSTAVDFAYAVHSDVGNCCVAAKINGENAPLRSQLKSGDRVEIVTAPYAKPNPAWLSYVATGRARSHIRHFLRTIQYDESVKLGERMLIQALLSFNINPETISDVQWDKLVRDSGVKSKDELFAEMALGKQLPVVVAKRLASPESISNQQSAGPITILGTEGVTVQFAKCCRPIPGDTIVGIFKKDSGLIIHTFDCNYVTSSQKNSDNFMDVTWGKDISKTFEASIKVTTANKQGVLAHVAAEIAKADSNIDDIAMESEGDYMHMRFIIQVNNRHHLAQVMRSLRRLKEVVRINRTKN; the protein is encoded by the coding sequence ATGCCAGAAGCAGAGTTATTATTTTCTGAATCATCCCAATATCTCAAACCGGAAGATATCGCGCAGCTCCGCAACGCCTATTCTTTCGGGCAAGGCGCGCATTCCGGGCAATTCCGGAAATCGGGCGAACCCTATATTTCTCACCCAGTCGCGGTCGCAAGGATACTCAGCACACTGCATCTCGACACGCCGACGCTAACAGCCGCGTTGTTGCATGATGTCGTGGAAGATACCGATATCTCCAAAGCCGAAATCAGCGAACGATTCGGAGAGCCGGTTGCGGAATTGGTTGACGGTGTATCCAAACTAACAAAAATTGAATTCCAGACGCAGGAAGAAGCGCAAGCGGAGAATTTCCGCAAGATGCTGATGGCGATGGCCCGGGATGTACGCGTTATCCTGATTAAATTAGCAGACCGGCTCCACAATATGCGCACGCTGGAGGTCATGCTGCCGCAGAAACAACGCAGTATTGCCCGCGAAACACTCGAAATTTATGCCCCGATCGCGCACCGTCTGGGACTGAATACCATTTATCAAGAATTACAAGAGCTGGGCTTCCGCTATTCATACCCGTTGCGTTATAAGGTTTTGATTAAAGCCACGAAAGCGGCGCGCGGCAACCGCCGGGAAGTCGTAGGAAAAATTCTCGAAACCATTACACAAAAACTAAAAGATGCCGGATTGGAAGCGGAAATAAGCGGCCGCGAGAAGCACCTCTACAGCATTTACACGAAAATGGTCGAGAAACATTTATCTTTTTCCGAAGTGCTGGATATTTACGGCTTTCGCGTCATCGTCAAAGACATCCCGTCCTGCTATATCGCATTGGGCATGTTACACAGCTTATACAAGCCGATACCCGGAAAATTCAAAGACTACATCGCAATTCCCAAGGCCAATGGCTATCAATCACTGCATAGCACGCTGCTGGGGCCTTATGGCATCCCCATCGAAATTCAGATTCGTACCGCTGAAATGCATCGGATCGCCGAGAACGGCGTCGCCTCACATTGGCTTTACAAGAGCTCGGATATTGATTTCAATGAATTACACTCAAAAACCAATCAGTGGTTGCAGAGTTTGCTGGAAACACTCAGTGGATCCCGCGATTCACTAGAATTTCTGGAACACTTAAAAATTGACTTATTTCCCGGCGATGTTTTCGTTTTCACACCGCAAGGAAAAATATTGACACTCCCAAGAGGCTCAACCGCGGTGGATTTTGCCTATGCAGTACATTCCGATGTAGGTAATTGTTGTGTCGCTGCTAAAATCAACGGTGAGAATGCGCCGCTGCGTTCTCAGCTCAAAAGCGGCGATCGGGTTGAAATTGTGACCGCGCCGTACGCAAAACCGAATCCTGCGTGGCTGAGTTATGTTGCAACCGGCAGAGCCCGCTCGCACATCCGCCATTTCCTCAGAACCATCCAATACGACGAGTCGGTCAAATTGGGTGAACGTATGTTAATTCAAGCATTGCTCTCATTTAATATCAATCCTGAGACCATCAGCGATGTGCAATGGGATAAACTGGTTCGCGACAGTGGCGTCAAATCCAAAGATGAGCTATTTGCTGAAATGGCTTTGGGCAAGCAATTACCGGTTGTTGTGGCAAAACGATTAGCATCGCCTGAATCCATTTCCAATCAACAAAGCGCGGGACCGATTACCATACTTGGCACCGAAGGTGTTACCGTTCAATTTGCAAAATGCTGCCGCCCGATCCCCGGTGATACCATCGTTGGCATTTTCAAAAAAGACTCGGGTCTTATCATCCATACATTTGATTGCAACTATGTCACCAGCAGTCAAAAGAATTCCGATAACTTCATGGATGTGACATGGGGTAAAGACATCTCTAAAACTTTTGAAGCCAGCATCAAAGTTACCACTGCCAATAAACAAGGCGTACTTGCACATGTCGCAGCTGAGATTGCCAAAGCCGATTCCAATATTGACGATATTGCCATGGAAAGCGAGGGAGATTACATGCACATGCGCTTTATCATTCAAGTGAATAACAGACATCATCTCGCGCAAGTGATGCGCAGTCTCCGGCGTCTCAAAGAAGTTGTCAGAATAAACCGCACCAAAAATTAA